In Tenacibaculum sp. 190524A02b, the genomic stretch ATAATTATTTCCTTGCTATCATTCTTCTATTAAATAAAAGTAGATTGCTTGTTATAATTTAACAAGCAATCTACTAGAATATTTTTAAAGGTTTTTAATTATTTATCAAACCCTTCTAATACAAATTTATATCCTACTCCTTTTACAGTTTTAAAGTAATGATCTCCAATCTTTTCACGTAATTTACGTATGTGAACATCAATTGTTCTTCCTCCTACCACTACTTCATTACCCCAAACGCTATCTAAAATTACCTCTCTTTTAAAAACTTTTCCTGGTTTAGAAGTTAATAAAGAAAATAATTCAAATTCTTTTCTTGGTAATGAAATTTTGTCTTCTCCTTTAAAAACAACATACTCATCTCTATTGATAATAATGTCACCAATTTTGGTAGTGGTATCTGTTTTTTCATCTGTTTTTAAACGTCGAAGTAATGACTTTACTTTGCTAACCAGTACTTTTGGTTTTACTGGTTTAGTAATATAATCATCTGCACCAGCATCAAAACCTGCTACCTGAGAATAATCTTCCCCTCTTGCTGTTAAGAAAGAAATAATTACATCTTCTAAAGACTTAATACTTCTAATTTTTTCACAAGCTTCAATACCATCCATTTCTGGCATCATAATGTCTAATAAAATTAGATGTGGACTTACTTTTTTAGCTGTTTTTACGGCTTCTGCTCCATTGTTAGCTGTAAAAACTTGATATCCTTCAGATTTTAAATTATAACCAACTATTTCTAAAATATCTGGTTCATCATCCACCAATAAAATCTTAATATCACTAGTATTCATACATTAATTATTTAAGTAATCACTCCAAAAGTAACGATAAAATAACAAATTAGATGTGCTGCCCTTGAACTTAACGTTCATTTAATGTTTTATAAACCTAAAGCATTACCTAAGGTTAAAATTCAACTACTTAACTTTAAATTAATGTTTTAAAATTAACATTTTTTGTAGTTTTGTTGGAAGGAATTAAAACTTACAAACAAAATGAAAAAAAATTACTTATTATCTTTAATGTTGGTCTTTCTTGGCCACTTTGCTTTTGGGCAAGAACTTTTAACTAATGGAGATTTAGAGTTGTGGGACGATGACACAACCCCAAATGGGTGGAATAAAGCTGAAAGTCTAGTTAAGACTAATACCGAAAAACATGGGGGTACCTATTCTGCTTTTAGAAACGGAGGTAGTGGTACTAAAGATTTAACACAAAATATTAGTGGTATAATATCTGGTTCTAGCTATAAAATATCTTTTTGGTATAAAGCAAGTGGAGATGGTGAAGATGTACGTATATGGTCTGTATGGAAAAGCGGTTCCACAACAGTATATCACACTGGTACAAGTAGTGATGCTTCAACTGACCCGTTAAGAGGTCCAAATAATGGTTATTTAGATAACAATGGTGGGGTTTGGACAAAGTTTGAAACTACTGTAGTAGCACCTGATGGCGTAGATACTCTTATTTTTGAAGTTCGTTCGTATTCTGGCTCTATGGTATA encodes the following:
- a CDS encoding response regulator transcription factor, with protein sequence MNTSDIKILLVDDEPDILEIVGYNLKSEGYQVFTANNGAEAVKTAKKVSPHLILLDIMMPEMDGIEACEKIRSIKSLEDVIISFLTARGEDYSQVAGFDAGADDYITKPVKPKVLVSKVKSLLRRLKTDEKTDTTTKIGDIIINRDEYVVFKGEDKISLPRKEFELFSLLTSKPGKVFKREVILDSVWGNEVVVGGRTIDVHIRKLREKIGDHYFKTVKGVGYKFVLEGFDK